In the Malania oleifera isolate guangnan ecotype guangnan chromosome 1, ASM2987363v1, whole genome shotgun sequence genome, one interval contains:
- the LOC131167978 gene encoding proline--tRNA ligase, cytoplasmic-like, whose amino-acid sequence MAGAEAKKSKANANSGGKKKEVKKETGLGLSNKKDDNFGEWYSEVVVNGEMIEYYDISGCYILRPWTMAIWEIMEAFFDAEIKKMKIKNCYFPLFVSPGVLEKEKDHIEGFAPEVAWVTKSGETDLEVPIAIRPTSETVMYPCYSKWIRGHRDLPLKLNQWCNVVRWEFSNPTPFIRSREFLWQEGHTAFATKAEADEEVLQILELYRRIYEEFLAIPVVKGKKSELEKFAGGLYTTSVEAFIPNTGRGIQGATSHCLGQNFAKMFEINFENEKGEKAMVWQNSWAYSTRTIGVMVMVHGDDKGLVLPPKVASIQVIVVPVPYKDADTQAIFDACTDTVKSLTEAGFRVEADLRDNYSPGWKYSHWEMRGVPLRIEIGPRDLANCQVRAVRRDNSAKTDIPMASLAEQVKSTLDNIQQSLFDAAKQKRDSCIRIVKSWDDFMEALGQKKLILAPWCDEEEVEKDVKARTKGEMGAAKTLCSPFDQPELPEGTVCFASGKPAKKWTYWGRSY is encoded by the exons ATGGCTGGTGCTGAGGCAAAAAAGTCAAAAGCCAATGCAAACAGTG GTGGAAAAAAGAAGGAAGTAAAGAAAGAAACTGGTTTAGGTCTCTCCAATAAGAAAGATGATAACTTCGGAGAATGGTACTCGGAG GTTGTTGTCAACGGTGAAATGATTGAGTACTATGATATTTCAGGATGTTATATTCTGAGGCCATGGACTATGGCAATATGGGAGATAATGGAG GCCTTCTTTGATGCAGAGATAAAGAAGATGAAAATTAAGAACTGTTACTTCCCCCTGTTTGTGTCTCCTGGTGTTTTGGAGAAGGAGAAGGATCACATTGAGGGTTTTGCTCCAGAG GTTGCTTGGGTCACAAAATCTGGAGAAACAGATTTGGAAGTGCCAATTGCAATTCGCCCCACCAGTGAAACTGTCATGTATCCCTGTTATTCTAAGTGGATAAGGGGACACAGGGACTTGCCTTTGAAACTAAACCAGTGGTGCAATGTTGTTCGTTGGGAGTTCAGCAATCCGACCCCATTCATTAG GAGTCGTGAATTTCTTTGGCAGGAAGGGCATACTGCTTTTGCAACCAAGGCGGAGgcagatgaagag GTCCTTCAAATATTGGAATTATATAGGCGTATATATGAAGAATTTCTGGCAATTCCTGTTGTAAAAGGCAAGAAGAGTGAGCTAGAGAAGTTTGCTGGTGGACTTTATACAACAAGTGTTGAG GCTTTCATTCCAAACACTGGTCGTGGAATACAAGGTGCAACCTCGCATTGTTTGGGTCAGAACTTTGCAAAGATGTTTGagataaattttgaaaatgagaagGGAGAAAAGGCTATGGTCTGGCAGAATTCTTGGGCATACAGTACTAGAACG ATTGGGGTGATGGTGATGGTTCATGGAGATGACAAAGGCCTGGTGCTGCCACCGAAAGTGGCATCTATCCAAGTTATTGTGGTTCCAGTGCCTTATAAAGATGCTGATACCCAAGCAATCTTTGATGCCTGTACTGACACTGTAAAGTCCTTGACTGAGGCCGGATTTCGTGTTGAGGCAGACTTGAGGGATAATTATTCTCCTGGTTGGAAGTACTCACATTGGGAAATGAGAGGTGTTCCTTTGAGGATTGAAATTGGACCTAGGGACCTGGCTAATTGTCAG GTACGTGCTGTTCGTCGTGACAATTCAGCTAAGACTGATATACCTATGGCCAGTTTGGCTGAACAAGTAAAGAGCACGTTGGATAACATTCAACAGAGCCTGTTTGATGCTGCTAAACAAAAACGGGATTCTTGCATTAGGATTGTAAAATCCTGGGACGACTTTATGGAGGCACTTGGTCAAAAGAAATTGATCTTAGCTCCTTGGTGTGATGAGGAG GAGGTGGAGAAGGATGTGAAAGCACGGACAAAGGGTGAGATGGGTGCAGCAAAGACCCTATGTTCTCCATTTGACCAGCCAGAACTCCCTGAAG GAACTGTTTGCTTTGCCTCAGGGAAGCCTGCAAAGAAATGGACCTACTGGGGCAGGAGTTATTAA